One window of the Lactobacillus sp. PV034 genome contains the following:
- a CDS encoding YfbR-like 5'-deoxynucleotidase, producing the protein MGLNAYIQGFNSLESIDRAPGYFKYQHHSVADHSFRTAELAQMMGDIEEVIGGKEVNWKSLYEKSLNHDYTERFIGDIKTPVKYATPELRKMIGEVEETMTDKFIKDEIPEEFQEIYRKRLSEAKDDTLEGKILSVCDKLDLLYEAYGEIELGNPNPVYMQMFRESLETIKAFDDLVCVQYFIKKILPDLFEGDFAAKDKMQRIAFSILLMGDQD; encoded by the coding sequence ATGGGCTTAAATGCATATATTCAAGGATTTAATAGTTTGGAATCAATTGACCGTGCACCAGGATATTTTAAGTATCAACATCATTCAGTTGCTGATCACTCATTCAGAACTGCTGAACTTGCTCAAATGATGGGTGATATTGAAGAAGTTATTGGTGGTAAAGAAGTTAATTGGAAATCTTTATATGAAAAAAGTCTTAATCATGACTATACTGAACGTTTTATTGGTGATATTAAGACACCAGTTAAATATGCTACACCAGAACTTAGAAAAATGATTGGTGAAGTTGAAGAAACGATGACCGATAAGTTTATTAAGGATGAAATACCTGAAGAATTCCAAGAAATTTATCGTAAACGTTTGTCTGAAGCCAAAGATGATACTTTAGAAGGAAAGATTTTATCGGTTTGTGATAAGTTAGATCTATTGTATGAAGCATATGGTGAAATTGAGCTCGGAAATCCTAATCCAGTGTATATGCAAATGTTTAGAGAAAGCTTAGAGACAATTAAGGCTTTTGATGATCTAGTTTGTGTTCAATACTTTATCAAAAAAATTTTACCAGACCTTTTTGAAGGAGACTTTGCAGCTAAAGATAAGATGCAAAGAATTGCTTTTAGTATTTTATTAATGGGAGATCAAGATTAA
- a CDS encoding iron-sulfur cluster biosynthesis family protein, which produces MIDKNNVQLKIKEPAQELIKSKIKPGSIVLLALNDGSNAYSKLGGTCTIGANFQLVVLNEKDPHYDIKVKNNMDLDLYTSGDELQFLENGLVLNARNAVLSLSSDEGIIDGAVTINTDSANKKLTKEEMKNLGGKIC; this is translated from the coding sequence ATGATTGATAAAAATAATGTACAACTTAAAATTAAAGAACCAGCTCAAGAATTGATTAAATCTAAAATTAAACCAGGTTCAATCGTTTTACTCGCTCTTAATGATGGTTCAAATGCTTATTCTAAACTTGGTGGAACTTGTACTATTGGTGCCAATTTTCAATTAGTAGTTTTAAATGAAAAAGATCCTCATTACGATATTAAGGTAAAGAATAATATGGACTTAGATCTTTATACTTCCGGGGATGAATTACAATTTCTCGAAAATGGACTAGTATTAAATGCTAGAAACGCAGTTTTATCTCTTTCAAGTGATGAGGGAATTATTGATGGGGCAGTTACTATTAATACGGACAGTGCTAATAAGAAGTTAACTAAGGAAGAAATGAAAAATTTAGGTGGAAAAATCTGCTAA
- a CDS encoding SLC13 family permease, translating into MTVIKNIARDRILQVTAVLTIVSLFFARPRIQDINFHTLYSILAMLAIIQIFSYLHVLDVLAYKLTTSARTTRRLTAIFTFLSVISAMFLTNDITVLTLIPLYLTIAHKHHLPEILPVTLIGMGANIGAAFTPWGNPHNIFIVNTYSVTPQRFFGWSIPLLIASLILITGLLFGVKNSPISSVPLENVRISWRPTILTILVAIFFFFGVFNIVPAYVPAIIAIILAIIINPKILLHLDYALLLTFTCFFIFISDIQQVPLVIAIVRHTMFSEHSVYLTSIISSQFISNVPSTILIGKFTGFAESLFLGSNIGGFGSIIGSMANMLVFKSFAENGTVSKSRFFWIFSALQFFGLLVLTIFGWLILDFIY; encoded by the coding sequence ATGACCGTCATCAAGAATATCGCACGGGACCGTATCCTTCAGGTAACGGCCGTACTGACAATTGTCAGTCTTTTTTTTGCTAGACCACGAATACAGGATATTAATTTTCATACCCTATATTCAATTCTTGCAATGCTGGCAATTATTCAAATCTTTTCTTATCTACACGTTCTTGATGTACTAGCATACAAATTAACTACTAGTGCACGAACAACGAGAAGATTAACTGCTATCTTTACATTCTTATCAGTAATATCAGCGATGTTCTTAACTAATGATATTACCGTTTTAACCTTAATACCTTTATATTTAACAATTGCTCACAAGCATCATTTGCCTGAAATTTTGCCAGTTACTTTAATTGGTATGGGAGCAAATATTGGGGCTGCTTTTACACCATGGGGTAATCCTCATAATATTTTTATTGTTAATACTTATTCTGTTACTCCTCAGAGATTTTTTGGTTGGTCTATTCCTCTTTTAATTGCGAGCTTAATTTTAATTACAGGACTGCTTTTTGGAGTAAAAAATTCTCCTATCTCTTCTGTTCCTTTGGAAAATGTGCGCATTAGTTGGCGTCCAACTATTTTAACCATCTTGGTAGCAATCTTTTTCTTTTTTGGAGTTTTTAATATTGTACCCGCCTATGTTCCTGCAATTATAGCGATTATTTTAGCAATCATTATTAATCCCAAAATCTTATTGCATCTAGACTATGCCTTACTATTAACTTTCACTTGCTTCTTTATCTTTATTAGTGATATTCAACAAGTGCCTCTTGTAATAGCAATCGTACGTCACACCATGTTCTCTGAACATTCTGTTTACTTAACCTCCATCATTTCCAGTCAATTTATTTCAAACGTACCTTCAACCATCTTAATTGGAAAATTTACTGGTTTTGCTGAATCTTTATTCTTAGGTTCAAATATTGGTGGTTTTGGTTCAATTATTGGGTCAATGGCCAACATGTTAGTCTTTAAGTCATTTGCAGAAAATGGTACCGTTTCAAAAAGTAGATTTTTCTGGATCTTCTCTGCACTCCAATTCTTCGGCTTATTAGTGCTGACAATTTTTGGCTGGTTAATATTAGATTTTATATACTAG
- a CDS encoding LemA family protein, which produces MTLMWIIIIILILIIGIYIGVYNGLQKSKIHAQEAWSQIDVQLKRRNDLIPNLVETVKGYAKHESETFEKVVQLRNQLTQIPASDHTEKMKVSDELTNSLKTIFALSENYPNLKANQNFLNLQEELTNTENKIAYSRQLYNSSVAFYDEKLVTFPSNIVANLHHFQKMDYLETPATEKEVPQVKF; this is translated from the coding sequence ATGACTTTAATGTGGATTATTATTATCATTTTAATTTTAATTATTGGTATTTACATTGGTGTATATAATGGTTTACAAAAATCAAAAATTCATGCACAAGAAGCTTGGAGTCAAATTGATGTGCAACTAAAGCGCCGTAATGATTTAATTCCTAACTTGGTTGAAACAGTAAAAGGATATGCCAAACACGAAAGTGAAACTTTTGAAAAAGTGGTTCAACTACGTAATCAATTAACCCAGATTCCAGCTAGTGATCATACTGAAAAAATGAAAGTTTCTGACGAATTAACTAATTCATTAAAGACAATTTTTGCTCTTTCAGAAAATTATCCTAACTTAAAGGCCAATCAAAATTTCTTAAACCTTCAAGAAGAATTGACTAATACTGAAAACAAAATTGCTTATTCTCGCCAACTTTACAATTCATCAGTTGCTTTTTATGATGAAAAACTAGTAACTTTTCCATCAAATATTGTGGCTAACCTTCACCACTTCCAAAAGATGGACTATCTTGAAACCCCAGCTACAGAAAAGGAAGTTCCACAAGTTAAGTTCTAA
- the htpX gene encoding zinc metalloprotease HtpX: MLYQQIARNKRKTTFLLIIFILILALVGAGAGYIFANNAVVGIIWAVLGSLVYLAIVLHNPANLVMSMNHGREIHEQDDPELWHIVEDMALVAQVPMPKVYIINDPSPNAFATGRDPKHSAVAVTSGLREGLNREELEGVLGHEFSHIRNYDILVSTIGVVLVGVISFISSYAARYVWWFGGNNKRDNDEKNMSPVEAIFKIIAVVFVFILGPLSASLAQMALSRNREYLADAGSVELTRNPHGLISALEKISGGKPMKKADRSSAGMYIENPFHNQGWSHLFDTHPPTADRIKRLEKM; encoded by the coding sequence ATGTTATACCAACAAATTGCGCGTAATAAACGTAAAACAACCTTTTTATTAATTATCTTTATACTTATCTTAGCTTTAGTAGGAGCTGGGGCAGGATATATTTTTGCTAATAATGCTGTGGTAGGTATAATTTGGGCCGTTTTAGGTAGTTTAGTTTATTTAGCAATTGTCTTACATAACCCTGCTAACTTAGTCATGAGCATGAATCATGGTCGCGAAATTCATGAACAAGATGATCCTGAGCTCTGGCACATAGTTGAAGATATGGCACTGGTTGCTCAAGTACCGATGCCAAAAGTTTATATTATCAATGATCCTAGTCCAAATGCTTTTGCTACTGGACGTGATCCAAAGCATAGTGCGGTAGCAGTGACATCTGGGTTGCGAGAAGGCTTAAATCGCGAAGAACTCGAAGGTGTTTTAGGTCACGAATTTTCTCACATTCGTAACTATGATATTTTAGTTTCTACCATTGGAGTAGTCTTAGTTGGAGTTATTTCCTTTATTTCAAGTTACGCTGCTAGATACGTTTGGTGGTTTGGTGGCAATAATAAAAGAGATAATGACGAAAAGAATATGAGTCCAGTAGAAGCAATCTTCAAAATAATTGCAGTTGTTTTTGTTTTTATTCTGGGGCCACTCTCTGCTTCATTAGCCCAAATGGCACTCTCGCGAAATAGAGAATATTTAGCTGATGCTGGTTCTGTTGAGCTAACAAGAAATCCTCACGGCTTAATCTCTGCTTTAGAAAAAATCTCGGGTGGTAAACCTATGAAAAAGGCGGATCGTTCAAGTGCAGGTATGTATATTGAAAATCCCTTCCATAACCAAGGTTGGTCTCATTTATTTGATACTCATCCCCCAACTGCAGATCGAATCAAACGCTTAGAAAAAATGTAA
- a CDS encoding zinc ribbon domain-containing protein: MKKCPNCGAEVEADSKFCTNCGAQLQENVAPESASAQPQPGAQRAVPAQPNGFTLYWKWLVDSWKRPTAKLDTEKWYGITNILVVILLITLTCWRLLSGIVTKSINSMSGSMGDISETAEHYANNALGGSIANISISIFFAILIGVACFIGFGILGRKFIYGEQIDVLAYINSIAQYSNYNVAISLLMFLLALISVDSVKFIGFLFVILYYVFLTAVLVPVIGNGKEKNDKVWGTLITFLGLVIGSLIAYFIAKSAIMTVVNQLLSSLKLF; this comes from the coding sequence ATGAAAAAATGTCCGAATTGTGGTGCAGAAGTTGAAGCAGATTCTAAATTTTGTACAAATTGTGGTGCCCAACTACAAGAAAATGTAGCTCCAGAATCAGCTTCAGCTCAACCTCAACCAGGAGCACAACGAGCAGTCCCAGCTCAACCAAATGGTTTTACCTTATATTGGAAGTGGTTAGTCGATTCTTGGAAGCGACCAACAGCTAAGTTAGATACTGAAAAATGGTATGGAATTACTAATATTTTAGTGGTAATTCTTTTGATTACTTTAACTTGTTGGCGACTCTTATCTGGAATTGTAACTAAGAGTATTAATTCTATGAGTGGTTCCATGGGAGATATCAGTGAAACAGCAGAACATTATGCCAATAATGCTTTAGGTGGTAGCATTGCAAATATTTCAATCAGTATTTTCTTTGCTATTTTAATTGGAGTTGCTTGTTTTATCGGCTTTGGTATTTTAGGACGTAAGTTTATCTATGGCGAACAAATTGATGTTTTAGCTTATATTAATTCAATTGCTCAATACAGTAACTATAATGTTGCAATAAGTCTGTTAATGTTCTTGTTAGCATTAATTTCAGTAGATTCAGTTAAATTTATTGGATTTTTGTTTGTAATTTTATATTACGTTTTCTTAACTGCCGTTTTAGTCCCAGTTATTGGTAATGGCAAAGAGAAGAACGATAAAGTTTGGGGTACATTAATTACCTTTTTAGGCTTAGTTATTGGTAGTTTAATTGCCTACTTTATTGCTAAATCAGCAATTATGACAGTTGTTAACCAATTATTAAGTTCACTTAAGCTATTTTAA
- a CDS encoding C39 family peptidase, whose protein sequence is MKTRSAMLMSALFAAGVLGVSSGNAHADTIDNSTAQSTTATTTANQNSSNTSTVNSTSATNQTAQATTNTQPSTNTSNSANTANQNKAVATVNTTVPAVKQEFTGKINYAPGYGVNLWKLNEDKSVSWIAPRRLSSGSTWKVYGYTDVNNDRLYNLGGNQWVFSKYIVNVNSKPTPSNTNNSNMTPLAKNSFVVVAYTPHYGIAVWAQNGNSLKLAGKTLPNGSAWNAFGKKNFNNKTFYNLGGNQWVDSSYVIEGTATSRYAVLKNNASSQEFYTSQYNPVFAPWGCASSALSMLMKYDGNWKNVPGTTEAQKLKYMQDHLPQNNHGGQIGNPYTGAGFKSVINSKALADYAHALGDAKIKDISGANLNTIAKLIEAGHPVLYYGWSSYDGGGNKARNHCKVIFGYNPANNTFLVHDPLYQYKHFYKGGGGQREGVYNGYDLGPISWVSYSSLSREFAYRNGNNALTIQ, encoded by the coding sequence ATGAAAACAAGATCTGCAATGTTAATGTCAGCCTTGTTTGCAGCTGGTGTTTTGGGCGTAAGTTCAGGCAATGCTCATGCTGATACAATTGATAATTCAACAGCTCAATCAACCACTGCAACCACTACTGCAAACCAAAATAGTAGTAATACAAGCACAGTTAATAGTACTTCAGCTACTAATCAAACCGCTCAAGCTACTACAAATACTCAACCATCTACTAATACTAGTAATTCTGCCAATACTGCTAATCAAAATAAAGCAGTAGCAACAGTCAATACTACTGTTCCCGCAGTAAAACAAGAATTTACCGGTAAAATTAATTATGCACCTGGTTACGGTGTTAACCTTTGGAAACTTAATGAAGACAAATCTGTAAGTTGGATTGCTCCCCGCCGTTTAAGCAGTGGCTCAACTTGGAAGGTATACGGTTATACTGATGTCAATAATGATCGCCTCTATAATTTAGGTGGCAATCAATGGGTTTTCAGCAAGTACATAGTTAATGTAAATTCAAAACCTACCCCATCTAATACTAATAATAGTAATATGACCCCACTAGCAAAGAATTCTTTTGTTGTGGTAGCTTATACACCTCATTATGGTATTGCTGTTTGGGCTCAAAATGGAAATAGCCTCAAGTTAGCCGGCAAGACTTTACCAAATGGGTCAGCTTGGAATGCTTTTGGCAAAAAGAATTTTAACAATAAAACTTTTTACAACCTTGGCGGTAACCAATGGGTAGATAGTTCATATGTAATTGAAGGAACTGCTACTAGTAGATATGCTGTATTGAAAAATAATGCTAGTTCACAAGAATTTTATACTAGCCAATATAATCCAGTCTTTGCTCCATGGGGTTGTGCTTCATCAGCATTATCAATGCTGATGAAATATGATGGTAACTGGAAGAATGTTCCAGGTACTACTGAAGCACAAAAATTAAAATATATGCAAGATCACTTACCTCAAAACAACCATGGTGGTCAAATCGGTAATCCTTACACTGGTGCTGGTTTTAAGAGTGTCATCAACTCCAAAGCTTTAGCCGATTATGCTCACGCTTTAGGTGACGCAAAGATTAAAGACATTTCAGGTGCTAACTTAAACACTATTGCCAAACTAATCGAAGCTGGTCACCCAGTTCTTTACTATGGCTGGTCATCTTATGATGGTGGTGGTAATAAAGCAAGAAATCACTGTAAAGTAATCTTCGGTTATAACCCTGCTAATAATACTTTCTTAGTTCACGACCCACTTTACCAATACAAACACTTCTACAAAGGTGGCGGGGGACAACGTGAAGGTGTCTACAATGGCTATGACCTTGGTCCTATTTCATGGGTAAGCTATAGTTCATTAAGTCGTGAATTTGCTTACCGTAATGGTAACAACGCTTTAACCATTCAATAA
- a CDS encoding SEC10/PgrA surface exclusion domain-containing protein: protein MKNVKLLSKISIAALLTVGGVTTINQVNNSVKTETVHAATTEQTRITLPAGYTARRILNVNNNRISSADKRALVQASQQGMKQNNFYDNNAKDKTTMVNTTNMTWSQKVEINRYALSLINSARSQMGKKAWVLNTSAMAFADRVAKEYTNNGKSDWDADHYVAGITRAAVASGLKNAGQVYEDESGLPITSQFNGSVRSMYALKEQIYFNVKQMLFGGFYGSMTNFNDASHYTEWEHAGDLLGLRSLKGADAPTKYFGLSFSGLKNNKSRISVHFMGVADRYIANRRVFNTKANI from the coding sequence ATGAAGAACGTTAAATTGTTATCTAAAATTTCTATTGCCGCTTTATTAACTGTTGGTGGAGTTACTACTATTAACCAAGTAAATAATTCTGTTAAGACTGAAACTGTTCACGCTGCTACTACTGAACAAACCAGAATTACTTTACCAGCTGGTTACACTGCAAGAAGAATTTTAAACGTAAACAACAACCGCATTTCTAGCGCTGACAAGAGAGCTTTAGTTCAAGCTTCTCAACAAGGTATGAAGCAAAACAACTTCTACGACAACAATGCTAAAGATAAAACTACTATGGTTAACACTACTAACATGACTTGGAGTCAAAAAGTTGAAATTAACCGTTACGCTTTAAGCTTAATTAACTCAGCTCGTAGCCAAATGGGTAAGAAGGCTTGGGTTCTTAACACTTCAGCTATGGCATTTGCCGATAGAGTTGCTAAAGAATACACTAACAACGGTAAGAGCGATTGGGATGCTGATCACTACGTTGCTGGTATTACTCGTGCAGCTGTTGCTTCTGGTTTAAAGAATGCTGGTCAAGTTTACGAAGATGAATCAGGTCTTCCAATTACTTCACAATTTAACGGTTCTGTTCGTAGCATGTACGCCTTAAAGGAACAAATTTACTTTAACGTTAAACAAATGTTATTCGGTGGTTTCTATGGTTCAATGACCAACTTCAATGATGCTTCACATTACACTGAATGGGAACACGCTGGTGACTTATTAGGTCTTAGAAGTTTAAAGGGTGCTGATGCTCCTACTAAGTACTTTGGTCTTAGTTTCTCAGGCTTAAAGAACAACAAGTCAAGAATTTCTGTTCACTTCATGGGTGTTGCAGACAGATACATTGCCAACCGCCGTGTATTTAACACTAAGGCAAACATCTAA
- a CDS encoding helix-turn-helix domain-containing protein encodes MTTFSIGHYLDTTLKKDNSKKSEIKIDSKNSNFIWYKLFVEKRHLDWKEYVTSTPTLLFCLTGEVEIQTLKHRFKLHSGNMILFKPQMTYQVKIKTEETIFVKLKTSSYFSWDRIFSEMGHPTTEEEAVKKSFTEKYKDNGFIKLENNNIMLSNQVLNRAIEEYIQGRMYVTPIDLAYLRLLVFFSFREQFFVTLPTAKTGGFNPEVLTQYIDTNFADISLEDAANYFGFNKNYFSSLVKEKTGQSFMEQVDERRMKEAITLLSDPDISLKEIIKHLGYSSKSFFYKKFNNYFGMTPTEMRKKLIKDNDFHNF; translated from the coding sequence ATGACCACATTCTCAATTGGTCATTATCTAGATACTACATTAAAGAAGGATAATAGTAAAAAATCAGAAATTAAAATTGATTCAAAGAATAGTAATTTTATTTGGTATAAGCTTTTTGTAGAAAAGCGTCATTTAGATTGGAAAGAATATGTAACTTCTACTCCAACTTTATTATTTTGCTTAACAGGAGAAGTTGAGATTCAAACTTTGAAACATAGGTTTAAGCTTCATAGTGGTAATATGATCTTATTTAAACCACAAATGACTTATCAAGTAAAAATTAAGACTGAAGAAACTATTTTTGTAAAACTTAAAACATCTTCTTACTTTTCATGGGATCGAATATTCAGTGAAATGGGTCATCCTACTACTGAAGAAGAAGCGGTAAAAAAATCTTTTACAGAGAAGTATAAGGATAATGGTTTTATCAAATTAGAGAATAATAATATCATGTTAAGTAATCAAGTACTTAACCGAGCGATTGAAGAATATATTCAGGGAAGAATGTATGTTACGCCAATAGATTTAGCTTACTTACGCTTGCTTGTCTTCTTTTCCTTTCGTGAACAATTCTTTGTTACTTTACCAACGGCTAAAACGGGTGGTTTTAACCCGGAAGTGCTCACTCAGTATATTGATACTAATTTTGCTGATATTAGCCTAGAAGATGCCGCAAATTACTTTGGTTTTAATAAAAATTACTTTTCAAGCCTAGTAAAAGAAAAAACGGGACAAAGTTTTATGGAGCAGGTGGATGAACGTCGGATGAAAGAGGCAATAACTCTTTTGAGTGATCCTGATATCTCGCTAAAAGAAATAATTAAACACCTAGGATACTCCAGTAAATCCTTCTTTTATAAGAAATTCAATAATTATTTTGGAATGACACCAACGGAAATGAGAAAAAAGCTTATCAAAGATAATGATTTTCATAATTTTTAA
- a CDS encoding ECF transporter S component — translation MSKIHLNDIVLITLIAIIFGFIYIASDTLYNILTLLLTPLGYGPLANDLTIGIWCMGGPLASFLIKKPGAAFLGEFLSSCVETFIMAEWGIANLISGFMQGLGNELGFILTGYRLYNTFTLFLSATTTTIVTYLYDFFKNGYNYFSTFNICLYFLVRWCSMLIFSCFFVKLIINLLEKAHVINQN, via the coding sequence ATGAGCAAAATTCATCTAAACGATATCGTCTTAATTACTTTAATTGCAATAATTTTTGGTTTTATTTACATTGCAAGTGATACACTTTATAACATTTTAACCTTACTCTTAACTCCTCTGGGCTATGGACCATTAGCAAATGACCTAACAATTGGAATTTGGTGTATGGGTGGTCCACTTGCAAGTTTCTTAATAAAAAAACCTGGAGCAGCCTTTTTAGGCGAATTTCTTAGTTCCTGTGTTGAGACTTTTATTATGGCAGAATGGGGAATTGCTAATTTAATTTCTGGTTTTATGCAAGGTTTGGGTAATGAATTAGGTTTTATCCTTACTGGTTATCGCCTCTATAACACTTTTACCCTTTTTTTATCAGCAACAACAACGACTATCGTTACCTACTTATATGATTTTTTTAAAAATGGTTACAATTATTTTTCTACCTTCAATATTTGCCTTTATTTTCTAGTTCGTTGGTGTTCAATGCTCATTTTTAGTTGCTTTTTTGTTAAATTAATCATTAATCTTTTGGAGAAAGCTCATGTCATCAATCAAAATTAA
- a CDS encoding ATP-binding cassette domain-containing protein: MSSIKIKNLSFGFKPNSLLFNNLSLTIPLSTFSLLGGPSGSGKSTFLKLLAKLYPTFGGQIYQGEITNQPAKWSMIFQNPDEQFTMTTPAQEFTFTLENLKLTKAQAQKRIKQAVQQTKIQHLLERPFTVLSGGEKQRVAFAIAMAMQPKLLLLDEPFASCDPSNRVFLLKQLALLKETDTTIIISDHDFSHYDHLVDQIYWCDNHQINLLPSKSIPTSNSKAINYLVPSKSTPILELQNFSMSNQKQTLIKQENLTLYSGATLLTGANGSGKTSFFKSLTKMHPYQGQIFLHGTDIQRIKNSQYFQQVGHIFQNPNDQFLMVTVREELQFSLSHCNNPTLKNATIDELLALINLNNHDQQVIYSLSGGQKKKLQLLIMLLANPTFLLLDEPFAGLDQKSKSLLIHLLKTYFLGQKDSNKGLILISHQIDNLANLFNYHLTLKAGKLTYLTEAINES; this comes from the coding sequence ATGTCATCAATCAAAATTAAAAACTTAAGTTTTGGTTTTAAACCTAATTCTTTACTATTCAATAATCTTTCTCTTACTATTCCTCTATCCACCTTTTCGTTACTCGGAGGACCTAGTGGAAGCGGAAAATCTACTTTTTTAAAATTACTCGCAAAACTCTATCCAACTTTTGGTGGTCAGATCTATCAAGGTGAAATTACCAATCAACCTGCTAAATGGAGTATGATCTTTCAAAACCCTGATGAGCAATTCACTATGACCACACCAGCCCAAGAATTTACTTTTACTTTAGAGAATCTTAAGCTCACAAAAGCCCAAGCACAAAAGCGGATTAAGCAAGCAGTGCAGCAAACTAAAATTCAGCATCTGCTTGAGCGCCCTTTTACTGTTTTATCTGGCGGCGAAAAGCAGCGAGTTGCCTTTGCCATCGCCATGGCAATGCAGCCAAAATTACTTCTTTTAGATGAACCCTTTGCAAGTTGCGATCCTAGCAATCGGGTCTTCTTGCTTAAGCAATTAGCCCTTTTAAAAGAAACTGATACAACTATCATAATTAGTGATCATGATTTTTCTCACTATGACCACTTAGTAGACCAAATTTATTGGTGTGATAATCACCAAATAAACCTTTTGCCTTCCAAAAGTATTCCTACAAGCAATTCCAAAGCAATTAATTATCTTGTACCTAGTAAATCTACTCCTATTTTGGAGTTACAGAATTTTTCTATGAGTAATCAAAAACAAACCTTAATTAAGCAAGAGAATTTAACCCTATATTCTGGTGCCACTCTTTTAACTGGAGCAAATGGGAGTGGTAAAACTTCATTCTTTAAGTCACTTACAAAAATGCATCCCTACCAAGGTCAAATATTTCTACATGGAACAGATATTCAAAGGATTAAAAACAGCCAATACTTCCAACAAGTTGGGCATATCTTTCAAAATCCAAATGATCAATTCTTAATGGTCACAGTAAGAGAAGAATTACAATTCAGTTTATCGCACTGTAATAACCCTACTTTAAAAAATGCGACTATTGATGAGTTACTAGCTTTAATTAACTTAAATAATCATGATCAACAAGTAATCTATTCTTTATCAGGTGGTCAAAAAAAGAAATTACAGCTTTTAATCATGTTATTAGCTAACCCTACCTTCTTATTATTAGATGAACCCTTTGCGGGCCTTGATCAAAAAAGTAAAAGCCTGCTAATCCATTTACTGAAAACCTACTTTTTAGGACAAAAGGATTCTAACAAAGGATTAATCTTAATCAGTCACCAAATAGATAATTTAGCTAACTTGTTTAATTATCATTTGACGCTCAAAGCCGGTAAACTCACTTATCTAACGGAGGCTATTAATGAATCCTAG
- a CDS encoding energy-coupling factor transporter transmembrane component T family protein — translation MNPSLKLILILIISLEISFKPTLWANLILIVGALIFLLLHHLSLKEFLLILFFPLLGAIAIFSALYFFAPDHNLFYAWTLFTRLYVFVFLGACLTLTTSPSQLSRSLEQNLHLPSKFAYGTLAAFNVIPKMKEEVTKIHYAAQMRGTNLSFWSPRLYFKAILVALAWAQGLSQGMLAHGYRENQSRSNLQPILITKKDWLFFLGILILVQPIIFFF, via the coding sequence ATGAATCCTAGCTTAAAACTAATTTTAATTCTAATAATTTCTCTTGAAATTTCATTTAAACCTACACTTTGGGCTAATTTAATTTTGATTGTCGGAGCATTAATTTTTCTTCTCCTTCATCACTTATCCTTGAAAGAATTCTTGCTTATTCTTTTCTTTCCTTTATTAGGAGCAATCGCCATCTTTTCAGCCCTTTACTTCTTTGCGCCCGATCACAATCTTTTCTATGCTTGGACTTTATTTACAAGACTCTATGTATTTGTATTTTTAGGGGCATGCTTAACGCTTACCACCAGTCCTAGTCAATTATCCCGATCACTTGAACAAAATCTCCATTTGCCCAGTAAATTTGCCTATGGAACCTTAGCTGCTTTTAACGTTATCCCAAAAATGAAAGAAGAAGTTACTAAGATACATTATGCGGCACAAATGCGTGGCACAAATTTATCATTTTGGTCTCCACGCTTGTATTTTAAAGCTATCCTCGTAGCTTTGGCTTGGGCACAAGGATTAAGTCAAGGGATGCTCGCTCATGGCTATCGCGAAAACCAGTCTCGAAGCAACCTCCAACCAATTTTAATAACAAAAAAAGATTGGTTATTTTTTCTGGGTATCTTAATCCTCGTTCAACCAATCATTTTTTTCTTCTAA